In Planctomycetota bacterium, a genomic segment contains:
- a CDS encoding TolC family protein, translating to MRFWTIVWASVLTAGCGATAELRELEEFSLRPGEGPAEDHPRVREARLRAEAALARARGAAALDDPMLFFRAEGVPIRTPGAFGQDEWNAAGLSQSVPLFKLGPREEAAAAEARRLREDYLRTRLEVGAELRRTAAEHYEATREAEIRARHREILSAMAEAAEAKYRAGRVSQQDVLQARLEEAEAQALRAEAEARRREARAAWRDLAGRDEAPPEPAPPPALPALERLWASAAERHPALLARRAAVRRAEAARTLAARERWVPDLSFDLMYMQMPDAPDGWGGTVGFTLPWFSPRRRAEVEAAERELEAERRALEAEERAVRRDLEAAYARARAALERRAIYEETLLPRARQALEGARAGYELDRIDFLRLLEAERALLSAELERVRAEAQAASAWADLERAAGGPIGGGAP from the coding sequence ATGCGCTTTTGGACCATCGTCTGGGCTTCCGTTCTGACCGCCGGTTGCGGGGCCACGGCGGAACTTCGAGAGCTTGAAGAGTTTTCCCTCCGCCCCGGAGAGGGCCCCGCCGAGGATCATCCGCGGGTGCGCGAGGCGCGCCTCCGGGCGGAAGCGGCCCTCGCCCGGGCGCGCGGCGCGGCGGCGCTCGACGACCCGATGCTCTTTTTCCGGGCCGAGGGCGTCCCGATCCGAACCCCCGGCGCCTTCGGGCAGGACGAATGGAACGCCGCCGGCCTCTCCCAGTCGGTCCCCCTTTTCAAACTCGGTCCGCGCGAAGAGGCGGCCGCCGCCGAAGCCCGGCGGCTGCGCGAAGACTACCTGCGGACCCGCCTTGAGGTCGGCGCGGAACTCCGCAGAACCGCGGCCGAACACTACGAAGCGACGCGCGAGGCCGAGATCCGCGCGCGCCATCGCGAAATCCTGTCCGCCATGGCCGAAGCCGCCGAGGCCAAGTACCGCGCCGGCCGCGTCTCCCAGCAGGACGTCCTCCAGGCGCGCCTGGAGGAGGCGGAAGCCCAGGCGCTCCGCGCGGAAGCCGAAGCCCGACGGCGCGAGGCGCGGGCCGCCTGGAGGGATCTCGCCGGGCGCGATGAGGCTCCTCCCGAGCCCGCGCCGCCTCCGGCGCTCCCGGCGCTCGAACGTCTCTGGGCCTCGGCGGCGGAGCGCCACCCCGCGCTCCTGGCCCGCCGCGCCGCCGTCCGGCGCGCCGAAGCCGCCCGCACGCTCGCCGCGCGCGAACGGTGGGTCCCCGACCTCTCCTTCGATCTCATGTACATGCAGATGCCGGACGCCCCCGACGGCTGGGGGGGAACGGTGGGCTTCACCCTGCCCTGGTTCAGCCCCCGGCGGCGCGCCGAAGTGGAAGCCGCCGAACGGGAACTCGAAGCCGAACGCCGCGCCCTCGAGGCCGAAGAGCGCGCGGTCCGCCGCGACCTCGAGGCCGCGTACGCGCGGGCGCGCGCCGCCCTGGAGCGCCGCGCGATCTACGAGGAGACGCTTCTGCCCCGCGCCCGGCAGGCCCTCGAAGGGGCCCGGGCCGGCTACGAACTCGATCGAATCGATTTCCTGAGGCTTCTCGAGGCCGAGCGGGCGCTTCTGTCGGCCGAACTCGAGCGCGTCCGCGCCGAGGCCCAGGCGGCGTCCGCCTGGGCCGATCTCGAGCGCGCCGCGGGAGGCCCCATCGGAGGAGGTGCCCCATGA
- a CDS encoding pyrimidine dimer DNA glycosylase/endonuclease V produces the protein MRLWSLHPRYLDPQGLVALWREGLLAQAVLQGRTRGYTRHPQLERFRAARNPVALIARYLREVAAEARRRGYRFDEKRIAPAMGRGRLAVPRGQLLFEWRHLSLKLRRRHPAWSARWRRESRPRPHPLFWIVPGPVAAWERDPAAFAEQKSPTARIGRVWPGGHSGTRRGARPSRPLSAGAPAGLLLPQRGTGRRKSRRLKDFRPSPPHSSRSM, from the coding sequence ATGCGACTCTGGAGCCTCCACCCGCGATACCTGGACCCGCAAGGATTGGTGGCTCTCTGGCGGGAAGGCCTGCTCGCCCAGGCGGTCCTCCAGGGCCGCACCCGAGGGTATACCCGCCATCCTCAGCTGGAGCGCTTTCGGGCCGCGCGAAATCCCGTCGCCCTCATCGCCCGATACCTCCGAGAGGTGGCCGCCGAGGCGCGTCGGAGAGGCTATCGATTCGACGAGAAACGAATCGCGCCGGCGATGGGCCGCGGCAGGCTCGCCGTTCCTCGCGGCCAACTCCTTTTCGAGTGGCGCCACCTGAGCCTGAAGCTCCGCCGGCGCCATCCCGCGTGGAGCGCCCGATGGCGCCGCGAATCCCGCCCGCGGCCCCATCCGCTTTTCTGGATCGTCCCCGGCCCGGTCGCCGCATGGGAACGCGACCCCGCCGCCTTCGCCGAACAAAAAAGCCCCACGGCGCGGATAGGGAGGGTGTGGCCGGGAGGCCACAGTGGGACGCGCCGTGGGGCCCGGCCGTCGCGCCCGCTTTCTGCAGGCGCGCCGGCCGGGCTCCTACTCCCCCAACGCGGAACCGGCCGCCGGAAGTCCCGGCGCCTCAAAGATTTTCGCCCTTCCCCGCCTCATTCTTCCCGCTCCATGTAG
- a CDS encoding peptidylprolyl isomerase: MKSRAAEPDAPETRGWLARLNEFGERHALAIIVTSTVLVIFTVLVFAKHFYDKARAERAEEELSTAASAEALRVLKDKYLSTPAGPRILYRLANRYYADGKLEAARAEYLEFQQRFPGHALLPEVEQALRSLEADLAFAERDKEKRLKAARLQTHPHQLAAAKDAEPLWGPVRPSRPVVEIDTGAGFVKLELFEDQAPRAVAHVLKLLEEKYWEGASWDVVGDGARLHLLPRTDKPAGDPLPFENTGRPAEAYSLILVRKEGAAENLPGQFQILLKAEPDLKNVTVFGAVLEGAPHLSAIKKGDLLKAIRRSTGPSTPAAPDRK; encoded by the coding sequence ATGAAAAGCCGGGCCGCCGAACCCGACGCGCCCGAAACCCGCGGCTGGCTGGCCCGCCTCAACGAGTTCGGCGAACGCCACGCGCTGGCCATCATCGTGACCTCGACCGTTCTGGTCATCTTCACGGTGCTCGTCTTCGCCAAGCATTTCTACGACAAGGCCCGCGCCGAGCGCGCCGAAGAGGAGCTCTCCACCGCCGCCAGCGCCGAGGCGCTCCGCGTCCTCAAGGACAAGTACCTCTCGACGCCCGCGGGCCCCCGCATCCTCTACCGGCTGGCCAACCGCTACTACGCCGACGGCAAGCTCGAGGCCGCGCGCGCCGAGTACCTCGAGTTCCAGCAGCGCTTCCCCGGCCACGCGCTCCTCCCGGAGGTCGAACAGGCCCTTCGCTCGCTGGAAGCCGACCTCGCCTTCGCCGAGCGCGACAAGGAAAAGCGGCTCAAGGCCGCGCGCCTCCAAACCCATCCGCACCAGCTCGCCGCGGCGAAAGACGCCGAACCCCTCTGGGGTCCCGTGCGCCCGTCCCGGCCCGTCGTGGAGATCGACACGGGCGCCGGCTTCGTCAAGCTCGAGCTCTTCGAAGACCAGGCGCCCCGCGCCGTGGCCCACGTCCTCAAGCTCCTCGAGGAAAAATACTGGGAAGGCGCCTCGTGGGACGTGGTCGGCGACGGGGCGCGGCTGCATCTCCTGCCCCGAACCGACAAGCCGGCGGGGGACCCCCTCCCGTTCGAGAATACCGGCCGCCCCGCGGAAGCCTACTCCCTCATCCTCGTCCGCAAGGAGGGCGCGGCCGAGAATCTCCCCGGACAGTTCCAGATCCTCCTGAAGGCCGAGCCCGATCTCAAGAACGTCACGGTCTTCGGCGCCGTCCTCGAGGGCGCGCCCCACCTCTCGGCCATCAAGAAGGGCGACCTCCTCAAGGCGATCCGCCGGTCGACCGGACCCTCCACGCCGGCCGCCCCGGACCGGAAGTAA
- a CDS encoding NADH-quinone oxidoreductase subunit A translates to MYFDFANVLVFILVSILFILGSLTVGRILRPHRPTPEKLTTYECGEETIGTAWIQFNVRFYIVALIFLIFDVEIAVLFPWTAIFKEAGLLALVEILVFVGILVVGFAYVWVKGDLEWLKSLGEVRTSPEAGAERAPRLTGRAS, encoded by the coding sequence ATGTATTTCGACTTCGCCAACGTCCTCGTCTTCATCCTCGTCTCGATTCTCTTCATTCTGGGATCGCTGACCGTGGGGCGGATTCTGCGGCCCCACCGGCCCACCCCCGAGAAGCTCACGACCTACGAGTGCGGCGAGGAAACGATCGGAACCGCCTGGATCCAGTTCAACGTGCGGTTCTACATCGTGGCGCTGATTTTCCTCATTTTCGACGTCGAGATCGCGGTCCTTTTCCCGTGGACGGCGATCTTCAAGGAGGCGGGGCTTCTGGCGCTGGTGGAGATCCTGGTCTTCGTGGGGATCCTCGTCGTGGGCTTCGCCTATGTGTGGGTCAAGGGCGACCTCGAATGGCTCAAGAGCCTGGGAGAGGTCCGCACCTCGCCGGAGGCGGGGGCGGAGCGCGCCCCGCGGCTGACGGGCCGCGCGTCCTGA
- a CDS encoding NADH-quinone oxidoreductase subunit C encodes MPLALKEVYEKIRERFPDAVVSVEEVPGDPYCVVKPDAVVEICRYLKEDPELRFDLCSCVSGVDDGKDLWVVYHLYSIPRNHRAVLKVKAGGRENPAVPSVTSVWKTADWHERETYDMYGIVFEGHPDLRRILLPEDWPGWPLRKDYEFPDEYQGIPLK; translated from the coding sequence ATGCCGCTGGCCTTGAAAGAGGTGTACGAGAAGATCCGGGAGCGCTTCCCGGACGCCGTCGTCTCCGTGGAGGAGGTCCCCGGGGATCCCTATTGCGTCGTGAAGCCGGACGCGGTCGTGGAGATCTGCCGGTACCTCAAGGAGGATCCGGAGCTCCGGTTCGACCTGTGTTCGTGCGTGTCCGGCGTGGACGACGGGAAGGATCTCTGGGTCGTCTATCATCTGTATTCGATCCCCCGGAATCACCGGGCCGTGCTCAAGGTGAAGGCCGGGGGCCGGGAAAACCCGGCGGTGCCCAGCGTGACGTCCGTGTGGAAGACCGCCGACTGGCACGAGCGCGAAACCTACGACATGTACGGAATCGTCTTCGAGGGGCATCCGGACCTGCGCCGGATTCTCCTGCCGGAGGACTGGCCGGGCTGGCCGCTCCGCAAAGACTACGAGTTCCCGGACGAATACCAGGGGATCCCGCTCAAATAG
- a CDS encoding complex I subunit 1 family protein gives MELLGAIDWEALRNGPVFPAFLGILLVAFLLVNFIAVYAGVSTLIERKVAGHMQARVGPYRVGPHGALQWLADALKLMIKEDIIARDTDRLLFRLAPYVVFAGAFACWVALPYAPGWSPADFNIGILYLVAVSSAVVIGILMAGWSSGSKWALFGAMRSAAQIVSYEVPVGLTLLGMLLIYGTLDMQKICEAQRAGLVWGLGQDTAGGLWSWGINRHPPFTLIAFLIYFIGALAETNRTPFDIPEAESELVAGYHTEYSGMRFSFFFLAEYANMFVVCAIATTFFLGGWLPPFPNVSAAGYAAAGLLAGMAAGYGRKKRGFDAVVGAIVGMGAGVLVAVLVQGRGTASTPPEGFTAFVSGVFWFTSKVFFLLFVMIWLRWTLPRYRVDQLMDLCWKRLTPLAFVNLVAIGLLETRHQWGPLLAGLFRAKGGA, from the coding sequence ATGGAGCTTCTGGGGGCGATCGACTGGGAGGCGTTGAGGAACGGTCCGGTTTTCCCGGCGTTCCTGGGGATCCTCTTGGTGGCTTTCCTTCTGGTCAACTTCATCGCGGTCTACGCGGGGGTGTCCACGCTCATCGAGCGGAAGGTGGCCGGCCACATGCAGGCCCGGGTGGGTCCCTACCGCGTGGGGCCGCACGGGGCGCTCCAATGGCTGGCGGACGCCCTCAAGCTCATGATCAAGGAAGACATCATCGCGCGGGACACGGACCGGCTGCTCTTCCGGCTGGCCCCGTACGTCGTCTTCGCGGGGGCGTTCGCCTGCTGGGTGGCGCTTCCGTACGCGCCGGGCTGGTCTCCGGCGGACTTCAACATCGGCATCCTCTATCTTGTGGCCGTCTCGAGCGCCGTGGTCATCGGCATTCTGATGGCCGGCTGGTCGAGCGGTTCGAAGTGGGCGCTCTTCGGGGCCATGCGCTCGGCGGCGCAGATCGTCTCCTACGAAGTGCCGGTGGGACTGACGCTCCTGGGGATGCTGCTCATTTACGGCACGCTCGACATGCAGAAGATCTGCGAGGCGCAGCGCGCGGGGCTGGTCTGGGGGCTGGGCCAGGACACGGCGGGGGGGCTCTGGTCGTGGGGGATCAACCGGCATCCGCCCTTCACGCTGATCGCCTTCCTCATTTATTTCATCGGGGCGCTGGCCGAGACCAACCGCACGCCGTTCGACATTCCGGAGGCGGAGTCGGAGCTCGTGGCGGGGTATCACACCGAGTACAGCGGCATGCGCTTCAGCTTCTTCTTCCTGGCCGAGTACGCCAACATGTTCGTCGTCTGCGCGATCGCGACGACGTTCTTTCTGGGAGGCTGGCTGCCGCCGTTTCCGAACGTGTCGGCGGCCGGGTACGCCGCGGCGGGGCTCCTGGCGGGGATGGCGGCGGGGTATGGGCGCAAGAAGCGCGGCTTCGACGCGGTCGTGGGAGCGATCGTCGGAATGGGAGCCGGGGTCCTCGTGGCCGTTCTGGTCCAGGGGCGGGGGACGGCCTCGACGCCCCCGGAGGGATTCACGGCGTTCGTCTCGGGCGTCTTCTGGTTCACCTCCAAGGTGTTCTTCCTCCTCTTCGTCATGATCTGGCTGCGGTGGACGCTCCCGCGCTACCGGGTGGACCAGCTGATGGATCTGTGCTGGAAGCGGCTGACGCCGCTGGCGTTCGTCAACCTCGTGGCGATCGGGCTTCTGGAGACGCGGCACCAGTGGGGGCCGCTCCTGGCGGGTCTCTTCCGCGCGAAAGGGGGCGCGTAG
- a CDS encoding NADH-quinone oxidoreductase subunit J, whose amino-acid sequence MPASEVLVNAVFYVFAAAAVAGSVAVAASRNIVRSAFALLAVLFSAAAMYALMRADFIAGVQVLVYVGGILVLIIFAVMLTHRITDVKLSNESAPGPAAFCACLCLLFSLAVVVLFAGRWKRGPEPLRARAAEPASEKGGTVDLELLQYQADGRTGIERGGGTFEERVVLEVRCGRPPEGASDVEVEVTPEGGKASVRSEPLGPDGSARVELGGLEERPYNWRVRLVGPDGRARTAWVPYAEGGPAFRVHRGLTRPLGYALAGPYLFAFEAISVLLLAALVGAAYLARKEVKE is encoded by the coding sequence ATGCCGGCTTCGGAGGTTCTGGTCAACGCGGTGTTCTACGTCTTCGCCGCGGCGGCCGTGGCGGGCTCCGTGGCGGTGGCGGCCAGCCGTAACATCGTCCGCTCGGCGTTCGCGCTCCTGGCGGTGCTTTTTTCGGCCGCGGCGATGTACGCCCTCATGCGGGCGGACTTCATCGCGGGCGTGCAGGTGCTCGTCTACGTCGGGGGCATCCTGGTGCTGATCATCTTCGCGGTGATGCTGACGCACCGGATCACCGACGTCAAGCTCTCCAACGAGTCGGCGCCGGGGCCGGCGGCTTTCTGCGCGTGTTTGTGCCTGCTTTTTTCCCTGGCGGTGGTCGTCCTTTTCGCCGGGCGGTGGAAGCGCGGTCCGGAGCCGCTGCGGGCGAGGGCGGCCGAGCCGGCTTCGGAAAAGGGCGGAACGGTGGATTTGGAGCTTCTTCAGTACCAGGCGGACGGACGCACCGGGATCGAGCGCGGCGGCGGCACGTTCGAGGAACGCGTCGTGCTCGAGGTGCGCTGCGGGCGTCCCCCGGAGGGCGCTTCCGACGTCGAGGTGGAGGTGACCCCCGAGGGCGGGAAGGCGTCCGTGCGCTCGGAGCCGTTGGGGCCCGACGGGTCCGCGCGGGTGGAGCTCGGGGGCCTGGAGGAGCGTCCCTACAACTGGCGGGTCCGCCTGGTGGGGCCGGACGGCAGGGCGCGGACCGCGTGGGTTCCCTACGCGGAAGGCGGCCCGGCGTTCCGCGTCCATCGGGGTCTGACGCGGCCGCTGGGATACGCGCTGGCGGGACCGTATCTTTTCGCCTTCGAGGCGATCTCCGTGCTCCTCCTGGCGGCGCTGGTCGGCGCGGCCTACCTGGCGCGCAAGGAGGTGAAGGAATGA
- the nuoK gene encoding NADH-quinone oxidoreductase subunit NuoK produces the protein MIFTRHPLENMLLLSAVIFCCGVYTILTRKNAVSILMGVELVLNAANLNFVAFAQYTSAGGVHGGVFSIFVILLAAAEAAVALAIIIGIYQNFGRVDVDQADLMKE, from the coding sequence ATGATCTTCACCCGCCATCCGCTCGAGAACATGCTGCTCCTCTCGGCGGTGATTTTCTGTTGCGGGGTCTACACGATCCTGACGCGGAAGAACGCCGTCTCGATCCTCATGGGGGTGGAGCTCGTCCTGAACGCGGCGAACCTCAACTTCGTGGCCTTCGCGCAGTACACGAGCGCCGGGGGCGTTCACGGCGGCGTCTTTTCGATTTTCGTGATCCTGCTGGCGGCGGCGGAGGCGGCGGTGGCGCTGGCGATCATCATCGGGATCTACCAGAATTTCGGGCGCGTGGACGTGGACCAGGCCGACCTGATGAAGGAATAA
- the nuoL gene encoding NADH-quinone oxidoreductase subunit L has translation MTFLGGVGTGGGIAPAILWAIPLLPVAGFLFQVFVGRRLPKPIVSLVSCGVVLASALLSWKVFLHLRTLPEHHRIVEASLAPWIEVPGVGGEFLRVFVDHKLVVDPLSAVMILVVTNIGFLIHLYSTGYMAEERRYARYFAYLNLFTGFMLILVMASNLLLMFVGWEGVGLCSYLLIGFWFEKAENAAAGMKAFLVNRVGDFAFTVGVLTLFVYLGTTFGTWTVDFGELRAAFAAHGKELPGILTAGVGILLFLGATGKSAQIPLYVWLPDAMAGPTPVSALIHAATMVTAGVYMIARMNFLYALSPTAMTVVATVGALTALFAGTIGIAQNDIKKVLAYSTVSQLGFMFMGVGVGAFAAGIFHLFTHAFFKACLFLGSGSVIHGMGGEQDIRRMGGLKSKMPWTFATFAAATLAIAGIPPLAGFFSKDEILWQTFRTQKLLFPGWILWGVGALAALCTAFYMTRLVIKTFLGRPQWTPATAFSGGGVDLPEWMEEDEEEKKPKPKPPRTGTGPDGLPLWMEEEETAGSPAPAHGLPQDESLLDLRKIGPDAHAAHGAGHAPDAHAAAEEAHDAPAGHGADHAGHGHGHGHGEPHECPWSMRLALVVLAACSVVVGFLGVPPALGGHDLFGHWLEPVVGSVHGEHTATEYVVMGISLLLALAGIGAAWRIYYLRHGVPARDFAESHRDLYELVRDKYRVDEAYDRLVVQPLLRLEEGVGRFDNEVVDGLVNGTARGGARAAGGAGLFDNEVVDAAVNAAAEVTQEAGRRVRRLQTGNVRQYLNFALVGGLFVIAVFCVVLTWDRLRTALGI, from the coding sequence ATGACTTTCCTGGGCGGCGTCGGGACGGGAGGCGGAATCGCGCCGGCGATTCTGTGGGCGATTCCGCTCCTGCCGGTGGCGGGCTTTCTTTTCCAGGTGTTCGTGGGGCGCCGGCTCCCGAAGCCGATCGTCAGCCTCGTGTCCTGCGGCGTGGTCCTGGCGAGCGCCCTTCTTTCGTGGAAGGTTTTCCTCCATCTCCGGACGCTGCCGGAGCACCACCGGATCGTCGAGGCGTCGCTCGCCCCGTGGATCGAGGTCCCCGGCGTGGGCGGGGAATTCCTCCGGGTGTTCGTCGATCACAAGCTCGTCGTGGACCCGCTCAGCGCGGTCATGATCCTCGTGGTCACGAACATCGGATTCCTGATCCATCTTTATTCCACGGGCTACATGGCCGAAGAGCGCCGCTACGCGCGCTACTTCGCGTACCTCAATCTTTTCACGGGGTTCATGCTCATCCTCGTCATGGCCTCGAACCTTCTGCTCATGTTCGTGGGCTGGGAGGGAGTGGGGCTGTGCTCGTATCTTCTGATCGGCTTCTGGTTCGAGAAGGCGGAAAACGCCGCCGCCGGGATGAAGGCGTTCCTCGTCAACCGCGTGGGCGACTTCGCCTTTACGGTGGGGGTGCTGACGCTCTTCGTCTACCTGGGCACGACGTTCGGGACATGGACGGTCGATTTCGGGGAGCTTCGGGCGGCGTTCGCCGCGCACGGGAAGGAGCTGCCCGGGATCCTCACGGCGGGGGTCGGGATTCTGCTTTTCCTGGGGGCCACGGGCAAGAGCGCGCAGATTCCGCTCTACGTCTGGCTGCCGGACGCGATGGCGGGCCCCACGCCGGTCAGCGCCCTCATCCACGCGGCCACCATGGTCACCGCCGGCGTCTACATGATCGCGCGGATGAATTTCCTCTACGCGCTTTCGCCCACGGCGATGACGGTGGTGGCGACCGTCGGGGCGCTTACGGCGCTTTTCGCCGGGACGATCGGCATCGCCCAGAACGACATCAAGAAGGTTCTGGCCTACTCGACGGTGTCGCAGCTCGGGTTCATGTTCATGGGCGTGGGCGTGGGGGCGTTCGCGGCGGGGATCTTCCACCTCTTCACGCACGCGTTCTTCAAGGCGTGCCTCTTCCTCGGGTCCGGCTCCGTGATCCACGGCATGGGAGGGGAACAGGACATCCGCAGGATGGGAGGGCTGAAGTCGAAAATGCCGTGGACGTTCGCGACGTTCGCGGCCGCCACGCTGGCGATCGCGGGGATCCCGCCGCTGGCGGGATTCTTCTCGAAGGACGAGATCCTTTGGCAGACGTTCCGGACGCAGAAACTGCTCTTCCCGGGATGGATCCTCTGGGGCGTGGGGGCGCTGGCGGCCCTGTGCACGGCGTTCTACATGACGCGGCTGGTCATCAAGACCTTCCTCGGCCGTCCCCAATGGACCCCGGCCACCGCCTTCTCGGGCGGGGGCGTGGACCTTCCGGAATGGATGGAAGAGGACGAGGAAGAGAAGAAGCCCAAGCCGAAGCCTCCCCGCACGGGCACCGGTCCGGACGGACTTCCCCTCTGGATGGAAGAGGAGGAAACGGCGGGGAGCCCCGCGCCCGCGCACGGCCTGCCCCAGGACGAGTCGCTCTTGGATCTGCGCAAGATCGGGCCCGACGCCCATGCCGCGCACGGCGCAGGACACGCCCCGGACGCGCACGCCGCCGCGGAGGAGGCGCACGACGCGCCGGCGGGGCACGGCGCCGATCACGCCGGCCACGGTCACGGACACGGCCACGGGGAGCCGCACGAGTGCCCGTGGTCGATGCGGCTGGCGCTCGTGGTCCTGGCGGCCTGTTCGGTCGTCGTGGGTTTCCTGGGGGTGCCGCCGGCGCTCGGGGGCCATGACCTCTTCGGCCACTGGCTGGAGCCGGTCGTCGGGAGCGTGCACGGGGAGCACACCGCGACCGAGTACGTGGTGATGGGGATTTCTCTTCTTCTGGCGCTGGCGGGGATCGGGGCGGCGTGGCGGATCTATTACCTGCGCCACGGCGTGCCGGCGCGGGATTTCGCCGAGAGCCACCGGGATCTCTACGAGCTCGTGCGGGACAAGTATCGGGTGGACGAAGCGTACGATCGCCTCGTGGTGCAGCCGCTGTTGCGCCTGGAAGAGGGCGTGGGGCGGTTCGACAACGAGGTGGTGGACGGCCTGGTCAACGGCACGGCCCGGGGCGGCGCGCGGGCGGCGGGCGGGGCGGGGCTCTTCGACAACGAGGTCGTGGACGCCGCCGTGAACGCCGCCGCCGAAGTCACCCAGGAGGCGGGCCGGCGCGTGCGGCGGCTGCAGACGGGCAACGTCCGCCAGTACCTGAATTTCGCGCTCGTGGGAGGACTCTTCGTGATCGCTGTCTTCTGCGTGGTCCTGACCTGGGACCGCCTGCGGACGGCCTTGGGGATCTAG
- a CDS encoding NADH-quinone oxidoreductase subunit M translates to MNEHLLSITIWAPLLGALAVMLLPRAAHGAIKVVSLLSTAAALLAAVAAVRRFVPGGERYQLVEKLAWIPAFNIEYYLGVDGLSITMVLLTGILSFLCILASWGIEDWHVNRGIKGYFALFLLLEAGMMGVFEALDFFLFYVFWEVMLLPMYFLIGIWGGPRREYAAIKFFLYTLAGSVLMLVVMLAMYFTVPDQDPVRAGHQGTFDLTRLAEVGPAVFRGAWWKWAFVALYIGFAIKVPVFPFHTWLPDAHVEAPTPISVILAGVLLKMGTYGLLRISYPILPEAALWFAPFMMLFGVINILYGSLCAMAQIRGVPRVNSATGELFVERDWKKMIAYSSVAHMGFCMIGMATATPAGLAGCLFQMWNHGCITGMLFLLVGVIYDRAHHRNIDGFGGLWQVMPHYGSLTALAFMASLGLPGLAGFVSELLCFLGAFQGGSAYPFDFNLGVAEMSVSSFWYFKVLTAASVLGVVLGAGYFLWSYQKVFLGPLNPKYQNLQDMTLREKLTVWPLAIVVVVLGVYPKLYLDVINPTMARLSADLAQVFPWLKGAGL, encoded by the coding sequence ATGAACGAACATCTCCTCTCGATCACCATCTGGGCGCCCCTCCTGGGGGCGCTGGCGGTGATGCTCCTGCCGCGCGCGGCGCACGGGGCGATCAAGGTGGTTTCGCTGCTTTCGACGGCGGCGGCGCTCCTGGCCGCGGTGGCGGCCGTGCGGCGCTTCGTCCCGGGCGGGGAGCGGTATCAGCTCGTGGAGAAGCTGGCCTGGATCCCGGCCTTCAACATCGAGTACTACCTGGGGGTGGACGGACTGTCGATCACGATGGTCCTGCTGACGGGGATCCTCTCCTTCCTCTGTATTCTGGCGTCGTGGGGCATCGAGGACTGGCACGTCAACCGGGGGATCAAGGGCTACTTCGCCCTCTTCCTGCTGCTGGAGGCGGGAATGATGGGCGTCTTCGAGGCGCTGGACTTCTTCCTCTTCTACGTCTTCTGGGAGGTGATGCTCCTGCCGATGTACTTCCTCATCGGCATCTGGGGCGGCCCGCGGCGCGAGTACGCGGCGATCAAGTTCTTCCTCTACACGCTGGCCGGAAGCGTCCTCATGCTTGTCGTGATGCTGGCGATGTACTTCACGGTGCCGGATCAGGACCCCGTGCGGGCGGGCCATCAGGGGACGTTCGACCTCACGCGGCTGGCCGAGGTGGGGCCGGCGGTCTTCCGGGGCGCCTGGTGGAAGTGGGCGTTCGTGGCGCTCTACATCGGTTTCGCGATCAAGGTGCCCGTCTTCCCCTTCCACACCTGGCTGCCGGACGCGCACGTCGAGGCCCCCACGCCGATCTCGGTGATCCTGGCGGGCGTTCTTCTCAAGATGGGCACGTACGGGCTGCTGCGGATCAGCTATCCGATCCTGCCGGAGGCGGCGCTCTGGTTCGCCCCCTTCATGATGCTTTTCGGGGTGATCAACATCCTCTACGGCTCGCTCTGCGCGATGGCCCAGATCCGCGGCGTTCCGCGGGTCAATTCCGCGACGGGGGAGCTGTTCGTGGAGCGCGACTGGAAGAAGATGATCGCCTATTCGTCCGTGGCCCACATGGGCTTCTGCATGATCGGAATGGCCACGGCGACGCCGGCCGGACTGGCCGGGTGCCTCTTCCAGATGTGGAACCACGGGTGCATCACCGGCATGCTCTTCCTTCTCGTGGGCGTGATCTACGACCGGGCGCATCACCGCAACATCGACGGGTTCGGCGGGCTCTGGCAGGTCATGCCTCACTACGGGTCGCTGACCGCGCTGGCGTTCATGGCGTCCCTGGGGCTTCCGGGACTGGCGGGGTTCGTGAGCGAACTCCTGTGCTTCCTGGGCGCCTTCCAGGGGGGCAGCGCCTATCCCTTCGACTTCAACCTGGGCGTGGCGGAGATGTCGGTCTCGAGCTTCTGGTACTTCAAGGTCCTCACGGCGGCGTCCGTTCTCGGCGTGGTGCTCGGGGCGGGGTATTTCCTCTGGAGCTATCAGAAGGTCTTCCTCGGGCCGCTCAATCCGAAATACCAGAATCTCCAGGACATGACCCTTCGGGAGAAGCTCACGGTGTGGCCTCTGGCGATCGTCGTGGTGGTCCTGGGCGTGTACCCGAAGCTCTATCTCGACGTCATCAATCCGACGATGGCGCGCCTGTCGGCCGACCTGGCGCAGGTCTTCCCGTGGCTCAAGGGGGCCGGACTCTGA